One stretch of Prunus persica cultivar Lovell chromosome G1, Prunus_persica_NCBIv2, whole genome shotgun sequence DNA includes these proteins:
- the LOC18789045 gene encoding protein NSP-INTERACTING KINASE 2, with the protein MEIRKEGKALCFVVLLCLWTTSVTGLLSPKGVNPEVQALMAIKEALKDPRGVLKNWDETSVDPCIWNMVTCSLDGLVIGLGTPSQNLSGTLSPSIGNLTNLQLVTFQDNHITGSIPTELGKLQKLQTLDLSSNLFNGQIPSTLSHLKSLQYLRLNNNSLSGAIPSSFANMTQLAFLDMSFNNLSGPVPRFPAKTFNAVGNPLMCVSGIEQDCFETTRMPPAFPSNNSQNAQPAGRPRSHKIALAFASSLGCICLLILGFGFLLWWRQKHNKQIFLDVNEQHHEEVCLGNLRSFHFRELQAATHNFSSKNLVGKGGFGNVYKGCLRDGTVIAVKRLKDANAIGGEIQFQTELEMISLAVHRNLLRLYGFCMTAKERLLVYPYMSNGSVASRLKAKPALDWSTRKRIALGAGRGLLYLHEQCDPKIIHRDVKAANILLDDYCEAVVGDFGLAKLLDHHDSHITTAVRGTVGHIAPEYLSTGQSSEKTDVFGFGILILELISGQRALEFGKAANQKGAILDWVKKIQQEKKFDVLVDKELKNDYDPIELEEMIQVALLCTQNLPRQRPKMSEVVRMLEGDGLAEKWEASQRAESNRCRANEFSSSERYSDLTDDSSLLAQAMELSGPR; encoded by the exons ATGGAGATTAGGAAGGAAGGTAAAGCTTTGTGCTTTGTGGTCCTTTTGTGCTTGTGGACGACTTCTGTGACTGGTTTGCTTTCTCCAAAGGGTGTCAACCCTGAAG tGCAAGCCTTAATGGCCATTAAAGAGGCTCTGAAGGATCCTCGTGGTGTTCTTAAAAATTGGGATGAAACTTCTGTGGACCCCTGCATCTGGAATATGGTCACTTGTTCTCTTGATGGTTTAGTCATTGGCCT GGGAACTCCAAGCCAGAATTTATCAGGCACTTTGTCACCAAGCATAGGAAACTTGACAAATCTTCAGCTTGT AACATTTCAGGATAACCATATAACAGGATCAATCCCCACAGAACTTGGGAAGCTCCAAAAGCTTCAAACACTTGATCTGTCCAGCAACTTGTTCAATGGTCAAATTCCCAGCACTCTATCCCACTTGAAAAGCCTACAATACCT GCGGCTAAACAATAACAGTCTCTCCGGTGCAATTCCTTCATCTTTTGCTAACATGACCCAGCTGGCCTTTCT GGACATGTCTTTTAATAATTTGAGTGGTCCAGTACCCAGGTTTCCTGCTAAAACATTCAA TGCTGTGGGAAATCCTCTGATGTGTGTCTCTGGAATAGAGCAAGACTGCTTTGAAACAACGAGGATGCCGCCAGCTTTTCCCTCGAATAACTCACAAA ATGCTCAACCTGCTGGGAGACCTAGGAGCCACAAAATTGCCTTAGCGTTTGCCTCAAGCCTAGGCTGCATCTGTCTTctaattcttggttttggTTTCCTTCTTTGGTGGAGGcaaaaacacaacaaacaGATATTCTTAGATGTTAATG AACAACATCATGAAGAAGTTTGCCTTGGAAACCTGAGGTCGTTTCACTTCAGAGAACTTCAAGCTGCAACACACAACTTCAGTAGCAAAAACTTGGTTGGCAAGGGTGGTTTCGGAAATGTCTACAAAGGATGTCTCCGAGATGGTACAGTAATAGCGGTTAAAAGGCTCAAGGATGCTAATGCCATAGgaggtgaaatccaatttcagaCAGAGCTTGAGATGATCAGCCTAGCAGTGCATCGCAACCTTCTCCGGCTTTATGGATTTTGCATGACAGCCAAAGAGAGGCTTTTGGTTTATCCCTACATGTCCAATGGTAGTGTTGCTTCGCGTCTCAAAG CCAAGCCAGCCCTGGATTGGAGTACAAGGAAAAGGATTGCATTGGGAGCTGGAAGGGGATTGTTATACTTGCATGAGCAGTGTGACCCCAAGATAATTCACAGGGATGTCAAGGCTGCTAATATTCTGCTTGACGATTACTGTGAGGCTGTGGTGGGAGATTTTGGGTTGGCAAAGCTGTTGGATCACCATGATTCACACATTACAACTGCCGTGAGAGGTACTGTGGGGCACATAGCCCCAGAGTACCTCTCAACTGGCCAGTCCTCTGAGAAGACTGatgtttttgggtttgggaTTCTTATACTTGAATTAATATCAGGCCAAAGAGCCCTGGAGTTTGGGAAAGCAGCAAACCAGAAAGGAGCCATACTTGACTGG GTAAAGAAAATCCAACAGGAAAAGAAGTTTGATGTGCTAGTTGACAAGGAACTGAAAAATGACTATGATCCAATCGAGCTCGAAGAAATGATTCAAGTAGCTCTCTTATGTACTCAAAATCTTCCCCGTCAAAGACCCAAGATGTCCGAAGTCGTTCGAATGCTCGAAGGAGATGGACTTGCAGAGAAATGGGAAGCTTCTCAGAGAGCTGAATCAAATAGGTGCAGAGCCAATGAATTTTCCTCTTCCGAGCGCTACTCTGATCTTACTGACGACTCTTCATTGCTTGCACAAGCAATGGAACTCTCTGGACCAAGATAA
- the LOC18788700 gene encoding peroxidase 11, translating into MAPSLCFRTFILQFMLLVFSILNTSLQASEPQLTLDYYASACPNLFDIVKKEMECAVLSDPRNAALIVRLHFHDCFVQGCDGSVLLDDTITLTGEKKASPNIHSLKGFRIIDKIKNNLESECPGIVSCADILTIAARDAVILVGGPYWDVPLGRKDSITASPELAEANLPTANEGLATIISKFLYQGLSVTDMVALSGAHTIGMARCKNVRARIYGGDFEATSGSNPLSQSYLSSLKSTCPPVGGVGDNNVTAMDYVTPDLFDNSFYHLLLKGEGLLSSDQEMYSSLFGIQTKQLVKQYAADPVAFFQQFSDSMVKLGNITNQDSFATGEVRKICRFVNT; encoded by the exons ATGGCACCTTCCCTTTGTTTCAGAACCTTCATTCTTCAATTCATGCTTTTGGTTTTCTCCATTTTGAACACCAGTTTGCAAGCAAGTGAGCCTCAATTGACATTGGACTACTATGCATCTGCATGTCCTAATTTGTTCGATATTgtcaagaaagaaatggaaTGTGCAGTGCTCTCGGATCCTCGCAACGCCGCCTTGATTGTTCGGTTACATTTCCATGACTGCTTTGTTCAG GGATGTGATGGGTCAGTTTTGCTCGATGATACAATCACACTAACAGGGGAGAAGAAAGCTTCCCCCAACATACACTCCTTAAAGGGTTTCAGAATTATTGACAAAATCAAGAACAATCTCGAATCAGAGTGCCCTGGAATTGTCTCTTGTGCCGATATTCTCACAATTGCAGCAAGAGATGCTGTGATTCTG GTTGGTGGACCTTATTGGGATGTTCCTCTGGGAAGAAAAGATTCTATAACTGCTAGTCCTGAGCTTGCAGAGGCTAACCTTCCTACTGCTAATGAGGGCCTTGCAACTATCATTTCCAAATTTCTTTACCAAGGCCTGTCAGTCACAGATATGGTAGCTCTATCAG GGGCTCACACAATCGGCATGGCACGGTGTAAGAATGTCCGGGCAAGGATTTATGGTGGTGATTTTGAAGCAACCTCAGGAAGCAATCCTCTGTCTCAATCATACCTCAGCAGTTTGAAATCCACATGCCCACCTGTTGGTGGAGTTGGGGACAATAACGTTACAGCCATGGACTATGTGACTCCTGACCTGTTTGACAATTCTTTCTATCATTTACTATTGAAAGGAGAGGGTTTGCTGAGCTCAGACCAGGAAATGTACTCTAGCCTGTTTGGCATTCAAACAAAGCAACTTGTCAAGCAGTATGCAGCAGACCCAGTTGCTTTCTTCCAGCAATTCTCAGATTCAATGGTGAAGCTGGGAAATATTACCAATCAGGACAGCTTTGCCACTGGAGAAGTTAGGAAAATTTGCAGATTTGTGAACACATGA
- the LOC18788363 gene encoding uridine-cytidine kinase C isoform X2, producing MPSVAVISMDNYNDASRIVDGNFDDPRLTDYDTLLQNVNDLKAGKEVQVPVYDFKSSSRTGFRTVEVPSSRIVIIEGIYALSEKLRPFLDLRVSVTGGVHFDLVKRVLRDIQRAGQEPEEIIHQISETVYPMYKAFIEPDLQTAHIKIINKFNPFTGFQSPTYILKSAKDLSADQIKAVFSEDHTEAKEETYDIYLLPPGEDPESCQSYLRMRDKDGKYSLMFEEWVTDNPFVISPRITFEVSVRLLGGLMALGYTIATILKRSSHVFSNDGVCVKIDWLEQLNRRYIQVQGKDRVLVRCVAEQLGLEGSYIPRTYIEQIQLEKLVNEVMALPDDLKTRLSLDEDLVSSPKEALSRASADRVAMRNKHLKSGMSQSYTTQRDKSTSKLTGYASNSQRFDERNSESSATLASQGVVTQLSEQMSSLNDRMDEFTNRVEELNSKLAVKKSSPSQQNMALQAETCNGSVPTSYFISGLGNGSLTGSILPNSSSSSQLAKESSVMEEMSSIARGQRQIMHQLDNLSNLLRENMGERNRPVRTNSRKSTIAQPDQPLTVPLAITLAVGVLGLIIYKGIFTRN from the exons ATGCCCAGTGTTGCTGTCATATCAATGGACAACTACAATGATGCCAGTCGGATTGTTGATGGCAACTTTGATG ATCCACGATTGACGGACTACGACACGTTACTCCAGAATGTAAATGACTTAAAAGCAGGGAAGGAAGTTCAGGTTCCAGTTTATGATTTCAAGTCTAGTTCCCGCACAGGATTCAG GACAGTTGAAGTCCCAAGCTCTCGGATTGTGATCATTGAAGGCATCTATGCTTTGAGTGAAAAGTTGCGGCCTTTCCTGGATCTACGAGTATCTGTCACAGGCGGTGTTCACTTTGACCTGGTCAAAAGGGTTTTACGGGACATACAACGAGCTGGCCAGGAACCAGAagaaataattcatcaaataTCTGAAACT GTATATCCAATGTACAAGGCCTTTATTGAGCCAGACCTTCAAACAGCACATATAAAAATTATCAACAAGTTTAACCCATTTACTGGATTTCAAAGTCCCACTTACATTTTGAAG TCAGCAAAGGACTTGTCAGCGGATCAGATTAAGGCTGTCTTTTCTGAAGATCACACAGAAGCAAAGGAGGAGACCTATGATATATACCTTCTACCACCTGGTGAAGATCCAGAATCTTGCCAATCATATCTGAGGATGCGGGATAAAGATGGGAAATATAGTCTAATGTTTGAG GAATGGGTGACAGATAATCCATTTGTTATATCACCAAGAATAACTTTTGAGGTCAGCGTGCGACTTCTTGGTGGACTAATGGCCTTGGGGTACACGATTGCAACTATCCTTAAAAGAAGCAGCCATGTATTCTCCAATGATGGGGTGTGTGTAAAAATTGATTGGCTAGAGCAACTAAATCGTCGATATATTCAG GTGCAAGGAAAAGATCGTGTACTTGTAAGATGTGTTGCGGAGCAGCTTGGCTTGGAAGGTTCATACATTCCTCGTACCTATATTGAACAAATTCAACTGGAAAAGCTTGTAAATGAGGTCATG GCCTTGCCAGATGATTTGAAGACGAGGCTTAGCCTAGATGAGGATCTTGTTTCAAGCCCCAAAGAAGCACTTTCCAGAGCCTCCGCAGATAGAGTTGCCATGAGAAATAAGCATCTCAAAAG TGGTATGTCGCAGTCATATACAACCCAAAGGGACAAAAGTACATCTAAGCTTACAGGATATGCTTCCAACAGCCAAAGGTTTGATGAGAGAAATTCAGAGTCATCAGCAACACTAGCAAGCCAG GGAGTAGTTACTCAGCTATCAGAACAAATGTCTTCGCTGAATGATAGAATGGATGAGTTTACAAATCGAGTTGAAGAGCTAAATTCCAAGTTGGCTGTGAAGAAAAGTTCTCCTAGCCAACAAAACATGGCTCTTCAAGCTGAAACCTGCAATGGCTCTGTTCCCACTTCTTATTTCATCTCTGGCTTAGGCAATGGTTCTTTAACCGGGTCAATATTGCCAAATTCCTCATCTTCCTCGCAGCTGGCTAAGGAATCTTCAGTAATGGAAGAG ATGTCAAGTATTGCACGGGGGCAACGTCAAATCATGCATCAGTTAGACAATCTCAGCAATCTTCTCCGGGAAAACATGGGAGAGAGAAATCGCCCAGTAAGAACTAACAGCAGGAAAAGCACCATTGCTCAACCTGATCAGCCCTTGACAGTTCCTCTTGCAATAACACTGGCTGTTGGAGTTCTAGGACTCATCATATACAAGGGTATCTTTACTCGAAATTGA
- the LOC18789122 gene encoding uncharacterized protein LOC18789122, translating into MEDVLTEIPPPSRFFQEDLNNFTPPSPPLPSPFLLLSQNPNDAAESPLRPSLLIVALSSPSLHLFHNVSSKTLIGTLVLPEIPFSGNSINPSLKDKSCNIYSLDRHQNPKNPTLLVSFQCPIAAERCHALAKLLISQQIVPHRVLILDSIQSRNFRGKLSRDEAVAFKLETTSERKAPSLSLEYFPSASVVDGLGAALLAACEINNIKATLCVTWPQFGASVLSLIRSLIFPALDLDLSISTGVDDYVILGQDKDHHQPFDSDLYT; encoded by the coding sequence ATGGAAGATGTACTGACGGAGATTCCGCCACCTTCGAGGTTCTTCCAGGAAGATCTCAACAACTTCACACCTCCATCACCACCCCTTCCCTCGCCTTTCCTCTTGCTCTCTCAAAACCCTAACGACGCTGCAGAGTCGCCTCTTCGCCCTTCTCTCCTCATCGTCGCCCTTTCCTCCCCatctctccatctcttccaCAACGTCTCCTCCAAAACCCTAATCGGAACCCTAGTCCTCCCCGAGATCCCCTTCTCCGGAAACTCCATCAACCCCTCTCTCAAAGACAAGTCTTGCAACATCTACTCTCTCGATCGccaccaaaaccctaaaaaccCAACCCTCCTCGTCTCCTTCCAGTGCCCAATTGCCGCCGAGAGATGCCACGCCTTGGCCAAGTTGCTCATTTCTCAGCAGATTGTTCCTCATAGGGTTCTGATTCTGGACTCGATTCAGAGCCGGAACTTCAGAGGCAAACTTTCGAGGGATGAGGCTGTGGCGTTCAAGCTGGAGACGACCTCGGAAAGAAAGGCCCCATCTTTGAGCTTGGAGTACTTTCCGTCGGCCAGCGTCGTTGATGGGTTGGGCGCGGCTCTCTTGGCTGCGTGtgaaatcaacaacatcaagGCAACGCTTTGTGTGACATGGCCTCAATTTGGTGCTTCAGTGCTGTCCCTGATCAGATCCCTCATCTTTCCTGcgttggatttggatttgagcATCAGCACTGGGGTTGATGATTATGTGATTTTAGGACAAGATAAGGATCACCATCAACCTTTTGATTCTGATTTGTATACTTGA
- the LOC18792982 gene encoding LAG1 longevity assurance homolog 3 has protein sequence MGLTEYLRSIDWEQEAYPAYEDFTILLLFILYFPTVRFFLDKFVFERLGRRLIFGKGHEKLDLQSEEQRKKIRKFKESAWKFTYFLSAELLVLSVTYDEPWFTNTKYFWVGPGDQVWPDQKMKLRLKGVYMYAAGFYTYSIFALIFWETRRTDFGVSMGHHVATVILILLSYIFRFARVGSIVLALHDASDVFLEVGKMSKYSGAERTASFSFILFVLSWIILRLIYYPFWILRSTSYEVILALDKNKHSIEGPIYYYVFNTLLYCLLVFHIFWWVLIYRMLVKQIQARGQLSDDVRSDSEGEDDHED, from the exons ATGGGTTTGACTGAATACTTGAGGTCAATCGATTGGGAGCAAGAAGCGTACCCAGCATATGAAGATTTCAcaattcttcttttgtttatcCTCTACTTCCCAACTGTCCGATTTTTTCTGGATAAATTCGTCTTTGAG AGATTGGGGAGACGGTTAATTTTTGGAAAGGGGCATGAGAAGCTGGATTTACAATCTGAAGAACAAAGGAAGAAGATTAGAAAATTCAAGGAGTCAGCATGGAAGTTCACATATTTTCTTTCAGCAGAGCTTCTAGTCCTTTCTGTAACTTATGATGAGCCTTGGTTTACTAATACAAAATACTTTTGGGTAGGGCCAGGAGACCAGGTCTGGCCTGACCAGAAAATGAA GTTGAGATTGAAGGGAGTGTATATGTATGCTGCTGGATTTTACACATACTCCATatttgctttgattttctgGGAAACAAGGCGTACAGATTTTGGGGTGTCCATGGGCCATCATGTAGCAACAGTCATTCTCATTCTGCTGTCTTACATTTTCAG GTTTGCCCGCGTAGGTTCAATTGTTTTAGCTCTTCATGATGCTAGTGATGTGTTTCTGGAGGTCGGGAAGATGTCCAAATACAGTGGTGCTGAAAGGACTGCCAGCTTTtcatttattctttttgtattGTCTTGGATCATACTGCGTCTCATTTATTATCCATTCTGGATCCTTCGGAGTACAAG CTACGAAGTTATCCTGGCATTGGACAAGAACAAGCATTCTATAGAAGGACCAATATATTACTATGTGTTCAATACTCTTCTATACTGCTTACTTGTTTTTCACATTTTCTGGTGGGTGTTGATTTATCGGATGCTTGTTAAACAAATCCAAGCAAGAGGGCAGCTTAGTGATGATGTGCGATCAG ATTCTGAAGGTGAAGACGACCATGAAGATTGA
- the LOC18791542 gene encoding F-box/FBD/LRR-repeat protein At1g13570 → MGDLLDRDLISNLPQSIIESILTRLPIRDAIRTSCLSTKWRYKWTTLTHLAFDEKCVTLSNDRTLVERSLIDFITRALFLHQGPVHKFQLSTSYLQSCPDIDQWILFLSRNDIKELVLELGEGEWFRVPSCLFYCKKLTRLELFRCELDPPPAFKGFLCLKSLNLHQVLVAPDAIESLISGCPLLESLALSYFDSLALNIRAPNLKYLCLEGEFKDICLENTPLLVAISVAMYVTDDIAEHFEQSSNCNFIKFLGGIPRLERLVGHIYFTKYLSIGNDQGILPITYNHLKIIELYQVSFEDMKEILVVLRLITNSPNLQELQISGSSNTLAAIEASDLDFWEKQCPSDCAFGRLKVVKMTDMSGVPHEMEFIKFLLKKSPVLETMSITPYAYVLDGRLNMLIELVSFKRASPEAEILFIQD, encoded by the exons ATGGGTGATCTATTGGATCGTGATTTGATAAGCAATCTGCCTCAGAGCATTATAGAGAGCATTCTCACGCGTCTCCCAATTAGAGATGCTATAAGAACTAGCTGCTTATCAACGAAATGGAGATACAAATGGACTACGCTCACCCATCTTGCATTCGACGAAAAATGTGTCACTCTATCTAATGACCGAACTCTTGTCGAAAGAAGCCTTATAGACTTTATCACTCGGGCTCTCTTTCTTCACCAAGGACCCGTTCACAAGTTCCAGCTTTCTACTTCCTACTTGCAGAGCTGCCCAGATATCGATCAATGGATACTTTTCCTTTCAAGGAATGACATAAAAGAATTGGTTCTTGAATTGGGAGAAGGCGAGTGGTTTAGGGTGCCCTCATGCCTTTTTTATTGTAAAAAGTTGACCCGTTTGGAGCTATTTCGATGTGAGTTGGATCCACCTCCTGCTTTTAAGGgatttttgtgtttgaagaGTCTCAATCTTCATCAAGTTTTGGTTGCTCCTGATGCAATTGAAAGTCTTATTTCTGGTTGCCCTCTACTTGAGAGTCTGGCTTTGTCATACTTTGATAGCTTAGCTCTAAATATCCGTGCCCCAAATCTCAAGTACTTATGTCTTGAAGGTGAATTTAAGGACATATGTCTTGAAAATACCCCACTTTTGGTTGCCATATCTGTTGCTATGTATGTGACTGATGATATTGCCGAGCACTTTGAGCAAAGTTCAAATTGCAATTTTATCAAGTTTCTTGGTGGCATACCACGTCTCGAGAGGCTTGTTGGGCATATCTACTTTACAAAG tATTTGAGTATAGGTAATGACCAGGGAATCCTTCCGATTACTTATAACCATTTAAAGATTATTGAATTATATCAAGTAAGTTTTGAAGATATGAAAGAGATACTAGTTGTTCTTCGCTTGATTACAAACTCTCCTAATTTACAGGAACTTCAAATCTCG GGTTCCTCAAACACTTTAGCAGCTATAGAAGCATCCGATTTGGATTTCTGGGAGAAACAATGCCCTTCCGATTGCGCATTTGGAAGACTTAAAGTTGTGAAGATGACAGATATGTCTGGAGTGCCACATGAGATGGAATTCATCAAGtttttgttgaagaaatcACCAGTGCTTGAGACCATGAGCATTACGCCGTATGCATATGTTTTAGATGGACGTTTGAATATGCTGATTGAGTTGGTGAGCTTTAAACGGGCATCTCCTGAAGCAGAAATTTTATTCATCCAAGATTAA
- the LOC18788363 gene encoding uridine-cytidine kinase C isoform X1: MAQDMSGVDSHQRRQGLLKDQVRLVKKKDSHYEIVPIQSPLSFEKGFFIVIRACQLLAQKNDGIILVGVAGPSGAGKTVFTEKILNFMPSVAVISMDNYNDASRIVDGNFDDPRLTDYDTLLQNVNDLKAGKEVQVPVYDFKSSSRTGFRTVEVPSSRIVIIEGIYALSEKLRPFLDLRVSVTGGVHFDLVKRVLRDIQRAGQEPEEIIHQISETVYPMYKAFIEPDLQTAHIKIINKFNPFTGFQSPTYILKSAKDLSADQIKAVFSEDHTEAKEETYDIYLLPPGEDPESCQSYLRMRDKDGKYSLMFEEWVTDNPFVISPRITFEVSVRLLGGLMALGYTIATILKRSSHVFSNDGVCVKIDWLEQLNRRYIQVQGKDRVLVRCVAEQLGLEGSYIPRTYIEQIQLEKLVNEVMALPDDLKTRLSLDEDLVSSPKEALSRASADRVAMRNKHLKSGMSQSYTTQRDKSTSKLTGYASNSQRFDERNSESSATLASQGVVTQLSEQMSSLNDRMDEFTNRVEELNSKLAVKKSSPSQQNMALQAETCNGSVPTSYFISGLGNGSLTGSILPNSSSSSQLAKESSVMEEMSSIARGQRQIMHQLDNLSNLLRENMGERNRPVRTNSRKSTIAQPDQPLTVPLAITLAVGVLGLIIYKGIFTRN, translated from the exons ATGGCTCAAGATATGTCTGGTGTTGATTCACACCAAAGACGGCAAGGCCTTCTAAAAGATCAAGTTCGATTGGTTAAGAAAAAGGATTCTCATTATGAGATTGTGCCAATCCAAAGTCCCTTGTCATTTGAGAAGGGTTTCTTTATAGTAATCCGTGCATGCCAATTGTTGGCCCAAAAGAATGATGGGATAATATTGGTTGGAGTCGCAGGTCCTTCTGGGGCTGGAAAGACTGTGTTCACAGAAAAGATACTCAACTTTATGCCCAGTGTTGCTGTCATATCAATGGACAACTACAATGATGCCAGTCGGATTGTTGATGGCAACTTTGATG ATCCACGATTGACGGACTACGACACGTTACTCCAGAATGTAAATGACTTAAAAGCAGGGAAGGAAGTTCAGGTTCCAGTTTATGATTTCAAGTCTAGTTCCCGCACAGGATTCAG GACAGTTGAAGTCCCAAGCTCTCGGATTGTGATCATTGAAGGCATCTATGCTTTGAGTGAAAAGTTGCGGCCTTTCCTGGATCTACGAGTATCTGTCACAGGCGGTGTTCACTTTGACCTGGTCAAAAGGGTTTTACGGGACATACAACGAGCTGGCCAGGAACCAGAagaaataattcatcaaataTCTGAAACT GTATATCCAATGTACAAGGCCTTTATTGAGCCAGACCTTCAAACAGCACATATAAAAATTATCAACAAGTTTAACCCATTTACTGGATTTCAAAGTCCCACTTACATTTTGAAG TCAGCAAAGGACTTGTCAGCGGATCAGATTAAGGCTGTCTTTTCTGAAGATCACACAGAAGCAAAGGAGGAGACCTATGATATATACCTTCTACCACCTGGTGAAGATCCAGAATCTTGCCAATCATATCTGAGGATGCGGGATAAAGATGGGAAATATAGTCTAATGTTTGAG GAATGGGTGACAGATAATCCATTTGTTATATCACCAAGAATAACTTTTGAGGTCAGCGTGCGACTTCTTGGTGGACTAATGGCCTTGGGGTACACGATTGCAACTATCCTTAAAAGAAGCAGCCATGTATTCTCCAATGATGGGGTGTGTGTAAAAATTGATTGGCTAGAGCAACTAAATCGTCGATATATTCAG GTGCAAGGAAAAGATCGTGTACTTGTAAGATGTGTTGCGGAGCAGCTTGGCTTGGAAGGTTCATACATTCCTCGTACCTATATTGAACAAATTCAACTGGAAAAGCTTGTAAATGAGGTCATG GCCTTGCCAGATGATTTGAAGACGAGGCTTAGCCTAGATGAGGATCTTGTTTCAAGCCCCAAAGAAGCACTTTCCAGAGCCTCCGCAGATAGAGTTGCCATGAGAAATAAGCATCTCAAAAG TGGTATGTCGCAGTCATATACAACCCAAAGGGACAAAAGTACATCTAAGCTTACAGGATATGCTTCCAACAGCCAAAGGTTTGATGAGAGAAATTCAGAGTCATCAGCAACACTAGCAAGCCAG GGAGTAGTTACTCAGCTATCAGAACAAATGTCTTCGCTGAATGATAGAATGGATGAGTTTACAAATCGAGTTGAAGAGCTAAATTCCAAGTTGGCTGTGAAGAAAAGTTCTCCTAGCCAACAAAACATGGCTCTTCAAGCTGAAACCTGCAATGGCTCTGTTCCCACTTCTTATTTCATCTCTGGCTTAGGCAATGGTTCTTTAACCGGGTCAATATTGCCAAATTCCTCATCTTCCTCGCAGCTGGCTAAGGAATCTTCAGTAATGGAAGAG ATGTCAAGTATTGCACGGGGGCAACGTCAAATCATGCATCAGTTAGACAATCTCAGCAATCTTCTCCGGGAAAACATGGGAGAGAGAAATCGCCCAGTAAGAACTAACAGCAGGAAAAGCACCATTGCTCAACCTGATCAGCCCTTGACAGTTCCTCTTGCAATAACACTGGCTGTTGGAGTTCTAGGACTCATCATATACAAGGGTATCTTTACTCGAAATTGA